One region of Chloroflexota bacterium genomic DNA includes:
- the otsB gene encoding trehalose-phosphatase, which produces MGKNWIEARTTTLKKLVTKNRMGLITDMDGTISYIVANPEDAVVTPRNYELLQQLREKLTLVSVVSGRSVRSVTARLDLPGIVYIGNHGLERCIDGQVRHSFNIDRFRPMLKISAEKLQKIELDGIQVEDKGATVTLHYRQTEDTQQTRDQLLPVVQKIAAQHNLEYFEGRMIFELCPPVEANKGSAFEELVNEFSLDSALYIGDDTTDLTALRMAQQLRMERTCYAIGVGVMSENSPEGLVKEADLLVSGVSDVENLFTWILENRN; this is translated from the coding sequence ATGGGTAAAAACTGGATCGAAGCACGAACCACTACCTTAAAAAAACTTGTCACCAAAAATCGCATGGGACTGATCACCGATATGGATGGCACGATCAGCTATATTGTTGCCAATCCAGAAGACGCCGTTGTGACGCCCCGAAATTATGAGTTGCTACAGCAATTGCGTGAAAAACTAACCCTCGTATCCGTTGTCTCAGGCCGCTCCGTGCGTAGTGTAACCGCCCGCCTGGATTTGCCCGGAATCGTTTATATTGGCAATCACGGCCTGGAGCGCTGCATTGACGGCCAGGTGCGTCACAGCTTCAATATCGATCGATTTCGCCCGATGCTGAAAATATCGGCAGAGAAGCTTCAAAAAATCGAATTGGATGGTATTCAAGTGGAAGACAAGGGCGCAACCGTCACACTCCATTACCGTCAAACCGAAGATACGCAACAAACTCGCGACCAGTTATTGCCCGTTGTGCAAAAAATTGCCGCCCAACACAATCTGGAATATTTTGAAGGACGCATGATTTTCGAATTATGTCCTCCCGTAGAAGCCAATAAGGGCAGCGCATTTGAAGAATTGGTGAATGAATTTTCGCTCGATAGCGCCCTCTATATTGGCGACGACACCACAGATCTCACCGCGCTGAGAATGGCTCAGCAATTGCGGATGGAAAGAACCTGTTATGCGATTGGTGTCGGTGTCATGTCCGAGAATAGCCCGGAGGGCCTCGTCAAAGAAGCCGATCTACTGGTTTCGGGCGTATCCGATGTCGAAAACCTATTCACCTGGATTTTAGAAAATCGAAACTAA